In Pseudomonadales bacterium, a single window of DNA contains:
- a CDS encoding DUF2817 domain-containing protein, producing MGKPVTLTLQDLNVFPRSYNSAREKLKSLSQDLVQKVERQSFPLAGITDIDTESLATDTLWIGSPTAENVVILISATHGIEGFVGAAVQIDYLQQLRQNAPPPSGTAILIIFALNPFGFAQYRRCDEMGIDLNRNFIDFSQPLPANPGYVELQQAIYCEDRLQRNAMFEQFQEQEGQTAFEIAISGGQYTDQHGPFYGGQQPAHGNRVINQVIEDYRLNHRHLAVIDIHSGLGPYSHGELINDHPLNSPGFHVTNRWYGPSVTAPASGDSSSVKKAGLLDYRWHELMAERGSFITLEFGSYRTQAMFEVILENHRSWKLADPEAINASAIAMQEHFCPRDNYWRELILIKGRQVIQQAISGLKNE from the coding sequence ATGGGCAAACCCGTAACACTAACACTTCAAGACTTGAACGTATTCCCCCGCAGTTACAACAGCGCCAGGGAAAAGCTGAAATCCTTGTCACAAGACCTGGTTCAAAAGGTCGAGCGGCAGAGCTTCCCTTTGGCTGGCATAACGGATATTGATACGGAAAGTCTTGCAACTGACACGCTTTGGATCGGTTCACCTACAGCGGAGAATGTTGTGATTTTGATATCAGCCACACATGGCATCGAGGGATTTGTTGGCGCAGCCGTCCAAATAGATTATCTGCAACAGCTTCGGCAAAATGCCCCGCCACCATCCGGCACAGCTATTCTCATTATCTTCGCGTTAAATCCCTTCGGGTTCGCGCAATACCGCCGCTGTGACGAAATGGGTATTGACCTTAATCGCAACTTCATCGACTTTAGCCAGCCCTTACCCGCTAACCCGGGTTATGTCGAACTACAACAAGCTATATACTGCGAGGACAGGCTTCAGCGCAACGCTATGTTTGAGCAGTTTCAAGAGCAAGAAGGACAAACTGCGTTTGAAATAGCCATCAGTGGCGGCCAATATACAGACCAACACGGGCCTTTTTACGGGGGACAACAACCCGCGCACGGCAACCGTGTCATCAACCAGGTGATCGAAGATTATCGTCTCAATCATCGCCATCTGGCGGTGATTGATATACATTCGGGATTGGGGCCTTATTCACATGGGGAGCTGATCAACGATCACCCGCTTAACAGCCCTGGCTTTCACGTGACTAATCGCTGGTATGGGCCCAGCGTCACCGCTCCAGCATCCGGTGATTCAAGCTCAGTTAAAAAAGCAGGACTTTTGGACTACCGCTGGCATGAGCTTATGGCGGAGCGCGGAAGCTTTATTACATTAGAGTTTGGCAGTTATCGGACGCAGGCAATGTTTGAGGTGATATTAGAAAACCATCGCAGCTGGAAGTTGGCTGATCCAGAAGCGATCAACGCCAGTGCAATAGCAATGCAAGAACACTTTTGTCCAAGGGATAACTATTGGCGGGAGTTAATTTTAATCAAAGGGCGCCAAGTAATCCAACAGGCTATAAGCGGTTTAAAAAATGAATGA
- a CDS encoding GNAT family N-acetyltransferase/peptidase C39 family protein: MNEQNFSVEPATLDHLELLLDLEQQCFTTDRLSRRSMRRFLLNEQSVFMVALHQDRCVGYLLIIFHRGTRLARLYSIAVNPEWRGQGVARQMMGVGEQEAQHRGALYFRLEVNNTNINAIKLYESLGFKKFGVLQDYYDDHSDALRMQKRIRYPDRDSVHTIIPWYRQSTQFSCGPAALMMAMAGLSPDYRPSQTEELQLWREATTIFMTSGHGGCHPLGLALAAKRRGFNAEVWLNQHQPIFVDSVRSESKKAIIELVHHDFVQQSEEAGIQINYENINQTTLIEACNQGAVPIVLISTYRMDRKKTPHWVVISGYDEQCFYMHDPDPDEKHQDLFDCQYLPITHQDFEPMSSFGSNRLRTAIILSAP, encoded by the coding sequence ATGAATGAACAAAATTTCAGCGTTGAACCGGCCACTTTAGATCATCTAGAGCTGCTGCTAGACCTGGAGCAACAATGTTTTACAACGGATCGCCTTAGCCGTCGCAGTATGCGACGCTTTCTGTTGAATGAACAAAGCGTCTTTATGGTCGCATTACACCAAGATCGTTGCGTCGGTTATCTGTTGATTATCTTCCACCGCGGTACCAGACTAGCCCGGCTTTATTCGATTGCAGTAAATCCCGAGTGGCGTGGCCAGGGTGTTGCCCGGCAAATGATGGGCGTTGGCGAGCAAGAGGCGCAACACCGCGGAGCACTCTATTTTCGGCTAGAGGTCAATAACACCAATATCAATGCAATAAAGCTGTATGAATCTCTGGGGTTTAAAAAATTCGGAGTACTGCAGGATTACTATGACGACCATAGTGATGCGCTACGTATGCAAAAGCGTATTCGTTATCCGGATCGAGATTCCGTACACACTATTATCCCCTGGTACCGTCAAAGCACGCAGTTTTCCTGCGGCCCCGCTGCATTAATGATGGCGATGGCTGGCTTGAGCCCAGATTACCGGCCAAGCCAAACCGAAGAGCTACAACTTTGGAGAGAAGCCACCACCATTTTTATGACCTCTGGGCACGGTGGCTGTCACCCCCTCGGTTTAGCCTTGGCCGCTAAAAGGCGCGGCTTTAATGCGGAAGTTTGGCTCAATCAGCACCAACCCATTTTTGTGGACAGCGTTCGTAGCGAATCTAAAAAAGCGATTATTGAACTGGTACACCATGACTTTGTTCAACAAAGTGAAGAAGCAGGCATCCAAATCAATTACGAAAACATCAATCAGACCACTTTGATTGAGGCCTGTAATCAAGGTGCAGTTCCGATTGTATTAATCAGCACTTACCGTATGGATCGGAAAAAGACGCCGCATTGGGTCGTCATCAGCGGCTACGATGAACAGTGTTTCTATATGCATGATCCGGATCCCGACGAAAAACACCAGGATTTGTTTGATTGCCAATATTTGCCCATCACCCATCAGGATTTTGAGCCCATGTCCTCCTTTGGCAGTAACCGACTCCGGACTGCCATTATTCTTTCTGCACCATAG
- a CDS encoding TMEM165/GDT1 family protein — translation MLANTLSSFALIFLAEFGDKSQLACMLLASRHRTMPVFLGASTAFLLLNILAVLLGSAAIQLIPQAVLAMAAALMFIVFSAKALFGRIDEEQSVKEKSSHSIFVTAFILIFIAELGDKTQLSVAALSVTLAPFAVYIGATLALLITTALGVVGGRWLLKFVPLMILHRVSGVGFLGFALWILYANFL, via the coding sequence ATGTTGGCTAACACTTTGTCGAGTTTTGCATTGATTTTTCTAGCGGAATTTGGTGATAAAAGCCAATTGGCCTGTATGCTTTTAGCCAGCCGTCATCGCACAATGCCTGTATTTCTGGGGGCGAGTACGGCTTTCCTACTACTAAATATTTTAGCCGTTTTGCTAGGCTCAGCTGCAATACAGCTAATTCCCCAAGCAGTGCTGGCCATGGCTGCAGCGCTGATGTTTATAGTCTTTTCCGCCAAAGCACTGTTCGGACGCATTGATGAAGAACAGTCCGTTAAAGAGAAATCGAGCCATAGTATATTTGTGACCGCCTTTATCCTGATCTTTATTGCCGAGTTGGGTGATAAGACGCAATTGTCAGTTGCCGCATTGAGTGTAACGCTAGCGCCGTTTGCGGTATATATCGGCGCGACGTTGGCTTTACTGATAACCACTGCATTGGGTGTTGTCGGCGGTCGTTGGCTGCTCAAATTTGTTCCACTTATGATCTTGCATCGTGTTAGCGGTGTAGGTTTTTTAGGTTTTGCCCTATGGATACTGTACGCGAACTTTCTTTAG
- a CDS encoding LapA family protein, whose amino-acid sequence MNIKLIVSLIIAGLVLVFVFQNTIVVKIQFLFWSVSMSRSLLILVFTGVGVVIGWLLKSHQTIKRKS is encoded by the coding sequence TTGAATATAAAATTGATCGTGAGTCTTATCATTGCTGGTTTGGTGCTGGTTTTTGTCTTTCAAAATACCATTGTGGTTAAAATCCAGTTCTTGTTTTGGTCTGTGTCAATGTCTCGCTCGCTACTCATCTTGGTTTTTACGGGTGTCGGTGTTGTCATTGGTTGGTTGTTAAAAAGCCATCAAACCATTAAAAGAAAATCCTAA
- a CDS encoding peptidase, with protein MTYCVAISVKAGIVFCSDSRTNAGVDQISTYSKMYRFGKDGDRQFVVLTAGNLATTQAVTTQLKNDIKQNAQINLMNVPSVDEAAEYLGQVSLAQQAKYGQGAVHEANFIIGGQIVGSRPRAMMVYPQGNHITTSKDTPYLQIGESKYGKPILDRILEQQLPLDTAALCALVSMDSTVRSNLTVGPPIEVTVYETDSLVLNRHYRFDQDSDYLRDLKCAWDHRLKEAFRSLPPIQWAEMWDQDQEQDQGNINSYTS; from the coding sequence ATGACCTATTGTGTAGCCATCTCCGTCAAAGCAGGCATTGTTTTTTGCTCTGATTCCCGTACCAACGCTGGCGTAGACCAGATTAGCACCTATAGCAAAATGTATCGATTTGGCAAAGATGGCGATCGCCAATTTGTTGTTTTAACTGCTGGCAATTTAGCCACAACGCAGGCGGTTACGACACAATTAAAAAATGACATCAAACAAAACGCACAAATCAATCTAATGAATGTACCCTCCGTCGATGAGGCTGCTGAATATCTAGGTCAAGTGAGCCTAGCCCAACAGGCCAAATACGGGCAAGGCGCGGTGCATGAAGCCAACTTTATCATCGGTGGGCAAATCGTTGGTAGTCGTCCGCGCGCTATGATGGTCTATCCACAGGGAAACCATATCACCACCTCAAAAGATACGCCCTATTTACAAATTGGTGAAAGTAAATACGGCAAACCCATACTGGATCGTATTCTCGAACAACAGTTACCGTTAGATACAGCGGCGCTATGCGCACTGGTGTCGATGGATTCAACCGTACGCAGTAATTTAACGGTCGGCCCTCCTATTGAGGTTACTGTGTATGAAACGGATAGCCTCGTACTAAACCGCCATTACCGCTTCGATCAAGACAGCGACTACCTGAGAGACTTAAAGTGTGCCTGGGATCATCGCTTAAAAGAAGCCTTTCGCTCCCTGCCTCCCATTCAATGGGCTGAAATGTGGGACCAGGATCAGGAGCAAGATCAGGGCAATATCAACAGTTATACCAGTTAA
- a CDS encoding alpha-E domain-containing protein has product MLSRVAERLYWLARHMERAENTARLVNVYSNLLLDLPKGSKVGWETLIHITGGDKVFEETFKNKDEANVSSFLIAQKSNMGSILNSLIMARENARTTREIIPAEAWELINDLYLYAQSNAAKSSGRSSRQVFLKRVINSSFQLTGLLSGCMSHNHAYDFMVMGRNLERADMTSRIIDVGVASLMNHAKNTIDIIPYENSLWMNVLRSLNGYQMYRQHVQDRVNGEDVVDFLLLDPNFPRTVLHCLNRLVEAAGQLPNNENSLRTVAATQRKVRDSKFSELLDTNTQHDFIDQIQLEFATIHNEIASTWFLKPVELQQQTQTNAA; this is encoded by the coding sequence ATGTTGTCGAGAGTAGCTGAACGCCTTTATTGGTTAGCGCGTCACATGGAACGGGCTGAGAATACTGCGCGGCTTGTTAATGTGTATTCCAATCTGCTGTTGGATCTACCCAAAGGCTCTAAGGTAGGCTGGGAAACGCTTATTCATATTACAGGCGGGGATAAGGTTTTCGAAGAAACCTTTAAAAATAAGGATGAAGCCAATGTCAGCAGTTTTCTAATAGCCCAAAAGAGTAATATGGGTTCGATTTTAAACTCACTCATTATGGCTCGTGAAAATGCCCGCACTACCCGAGAAATTATTCCTGCGGAAGCCTGGGAGCTGATCAACGACCTCTATTTATATGCGCAGAGCAATGCTGCTAAAAGCTCTGGACGCAGCAGTAGACAAGTCTTTCTAAAACGGGTTATCAACTCATCTTTTCAGCTAACCGGGTTATTATCGGGTTGCATGAGTCACAACCATGCCTACGATTTTATGGTCATGGGTCGGAACTTAGAGCGCGCAGACATGACCAGTCGCATCATCGATGTCGGTGTGGCCAGTCTGATGAACCATGCAAAAAATACCATTGATATCATTCCCTACGAAAATTCCCTTTGGATGAATGTATTGCGTTCATTGAATGGTTATCAAATGTATCGTCAGCATGTCCAGGATCGTGTGAATGGCGAAGATGTAGTGGATTTTTTGCTGTTGGACCCGAACTTTCCACGCACCGTTTTACATTGTTTAAATCGATTGGTGGAGGCGGCAGGACAGTTACCTAATAATGAAAATAGTTTGCGCACGGTGGCTGCGACCCAGCGAAAAGTGCGTGATAGCAAGTTTTCTGAACTGCTTGATACTAATACGCAGCATGATTTTATCGACCAAATTCAACTCGAGTTTGCCACAATACACAATGAAATTGCCAGCACTTGGTTTCTCAAGCCAGTCGAATTACAACAGCAAACTCAAACCAATGCGGCGTGA
- a CDS encoding circularly permuted type 2 ATP-grasp protein, whose amino-acid sequence MGIDWNAYNSAPFYDELISTPGNARKHARAIVSYLHKLKSEEIGARKHAAEVAITTMGITFTVYSDAGNIDRDWPFDIIPRVIAAKEWAVAEQGLTQRLQALNMFIDDIYNGQKILKDKVVPKELILKSKNFRKACIGMKPVGGVWAHICGTDLVRDGDGKFYVLEDNLRVPSGVSYMLENRAVTKRVFPELFEDLTILPISDYPTQLFDTLAAISPRPLDYPEVVVLTPGVYNSAYFEHAYLAQRMGAELVEGSDLVVEDDHVFMRTISGLSKVDVIYRRIDDLFLDPEVFFKDSALGVPGLMRAWLKGNVALANAPGAGVADDKVLYTYVPAIIKYYLDQEPIIENVPSFICSDEKQKQHVLANLDKLVVKPANESGGYGMLMGPQATKKQRNEFAQLIKADPRNYIAQPLLSLSTAPVLVGDHAEPRHVDLRPFILQSGQGSYVTAGGLTRVALVKGSYIVNSSQGGGSKDTWIVSEDG is encoded by the coding sequence ATGGGAATCGACTGGAACGCATACAACTCAGCGCCATTTTACGATGAGCTTATTAGCACACCGGGCAATGCGCGAAAGCATGCCCGTGCCATTGTTAGCTATCTGCACAAGCTTAAAAGTGAAGAAATTGGCGCACGTAAGCACGCGGCGGAAGTGGCCATTACCACCATGGGCATTACCTTTACGGTTTATAGTGACGCCGGCAATATCGATCGTGATTGGCCGTTCGACATTATTCCTCGGGTAATTGCCGCGAAAGAGTGGGCGGTTGCTGAACAGGGTTTAACGCAGCGTTTGCAAGCGTTGAATATGTTTATTGACGATATTTATAACGGTCAGAAAATATTAAAGGACAAAGTGGTTCCTAAGGAGCTGATATTAAAATCAAAGAATTTTCGTAAAGCCTGCATTGGCATGAAACCGGTTGGTGGTGTCTGGGCGCATATTTGCGGAACAGATTTGGTACGTGATGGTGATGGTAAATTCTATGTGCTGGAAGATAATTTACGGGTTCCTTCCGGGGTTTCCTATATGCTGGAAAATCGCGCAGTCACCAAACGAGTGTTTCCCGAACTGTTTGAAGATCTAACGATATTACCGATTAGCGATTATCCAACACAGTTGTTTGATACTTTGGCAGCCATTTCACCGAGACCGCTGGATTACCCGGAGGTAGTGGTATTAACTCCAGGGGTTTATAACTCTGCTTATTTTGAACATGCCTATCTGGCGCAGCGCATGGGTGCGGAGCTGGTGGAGGGCTCAGATTTGGTGGTTGAGGACGATCACGTGTTTATGCGGACCATCAGTGGACTGTCTAAGGTCGATGTGATTTATCGCCGTATTGATGATCTATTTCTTGATCCCGAAGTCTTTTTTAAAGATTCGGCGTTAGGTGTGCCTGGTTTAATGCGCGCCTGGCTCAAGGGTAACGTCGCTTTGGCGAATGCGCCTGGCGCTGGTGTTGCCGACGACAAGGTGCTCTATACCTATGTGCCTGCGATTATTAAATATTATCTCGATCAAGAACCCATTATTGAAAACGTACCAAGTTTTATTTGTTCCGACGAGAAACAAAAACAGCATGTGTTGGCTAACCTGGACAAACTGGTGGTCAAACCGGCGAACGAGTCCGGTGGTTATGGTATGTTGATGGGCCCACAGGCTACCAAAAAACAACGTAACGAGTTTGCTCAACTGATTAAAGCCGATCCACGCAACTATATTGCACAACCATTATTGTCATTATCCACTGCTCCGGTGTTGGTTGGTGATCACGCTGAGCCAAGGCACGTCGACCTGCGCCCATTCATTCTGCAAAGTGGTCAGGGTTCATATGTGACAGCCGGTGGTTTGACTCGTGTCGCCTTAGTCAAAGGCTCCTATATTGTTAACTCTTCTCAAGGTGGTGGTAGTAAAGATACCTGGATTGTTTCGGAGGACGGGTAA
- a CDS encoding RimK family protein encodes MSETLIIIDKKDDWEPYYPSENVVTFEEYLANGYSENSASNANKGGRLRIINLCRNNRYLSAGYYCSLLAEARGHGVIPSVRTLNDLSQRALYQMQLTYLPELLTKKPAPSDGDKPLQVKSFFGVSTDQQYAEMARKLFELFPCPVLEITLRYDKVWKIDMLKIMSHRVLEEADENDFAKALDDYSRKVWRKGRSKKQYRYDLAILVDPEEKFPPSSKAALKRFIAAGKSLDIDAELITQKDYARLPEYDGLFIRATTSINHYTYRFAKRAEVEGLVVIDDPTSILRCTNKIYLADLFRNNKVPSPRTELLHKNKPLQVEQLETTLGYPIVLKIPDGSFSVGVEKANNRQELEAVLERLFQKSTLLLAQEFLYTDFDWRIGVLNQKPIYACRYYMVRNHWQIYQHGAKKTASGNYETLPTFEAPKGVLDAAMKATKPIGNGFYGVDIKEKDGVGYVIEVNDNPSIDSGVEDLYLGDELYNLIMSEMLRRMEARRNRN; translated from the coding sequence ATGTCTGAGACTCTGATTATTATTGATAAAAAGGATGATTGGGAACCCTATTATCCCAGCGAAAATGTGGTCACTTTTGAAGAGTATCTCGCTAACGGGTACTCGGAAAATTCGGCTTCGAACGCAAATAAAGGAGGGCGTCTTCGGATTATCAATCTTTGCCGAAATAATCGCTATCTCTCTGCCGGCTATTACTGCTCTCTATTGGCAGAAGCAAGAGGGCATGGGGTAATCCCATCGGTCCGCACGCTGAATGATTTAAGCCAGCGAGCACTTTATCAAATGCAGTTAACCTATTTGCCCGAACTGCTAACGAAAAAGCCAGCACCGAGCGATGGCGACAAGCCTTTACAGGTAAAGAGTTTTTTTGGCGTCAGTACTGACCAGCAATATGCCGAAATGGCGCGTAAACTGTTTGAGCTTTTTCCCTGCCCAGTACTGGAAATCACGCTGCGTTACGACAAAGTGTGGAAAATCGACATGCTCAAAATTATGAGCCACCGCGTGCTGGAGGAGGCAGACGAGAATGATTTTGCGAAAGCATTGGATGACTACAGCCGCAAGGTATGGCGCAAAGGTCGTTCGAAGAAACAATATCGTTATGATTTGGCAATCTTGGTAGACCCGGAAGAAAAATTCCCCCCTTCGAGTAAGGCGGCATTAAAGCGTTTTATCGCGGCGGGTAAATCCCTCGATATAGACGCGGAGCTTATTACCCAAAAAGACTATGCGAGACTGCCGGAATATGATGGTCTGTTTATTCGCGCCACGACCTCAATCAATCATTATACCTATCGCTTTGCCAAACGCGCAGAAGTAGAAGGTCTGGTGGTTATTGATGATCCAACATCAATTTTACGTTGCACCAATAAAATTTATCTTGCGGATTTGTTTCGCAATAACAAAGTACCCTCGCCAAGAACGGAATTGCTGCATAAAAATAAGCCGCTTCAGGTGGAGCAACTCGAAACGACCTTGGGTTACCCGATAGTGCTGAAAATTCCGGATGGATCTTTTTCCGTCGGTGTGGAAAAAGCGAATAATCGACAGGAGCTGGAAGCTGTGCTTGAGCGCCTGTTTCAAAAATCGACACTGTTACTGGCTCAGGAATTTCTTTATACGGACTTTGACTGGCGCATCGGGGTGTTGAACCAAAAACCAATTTACGCATGCCGGTACTATATGGTGCGTAATCACTGGCAGATTTATCAGCATGGTGCAAAGAAAACCGCTTCTGGTAATTATGAAACCTTACCAACCTTTGAAGCTCCCAAAGGAGTTTTGGACGCGGCCATGAAGGCAACCAAACCAATAGGTAATGGTTTTTATGGGGTTGATATTAAGGAAAAGGACGGTGTCGGCTATGTGATTGAGGTCAATGATAATCCGAGCATCGATAGCGGTGTGGAAGACCTATACCTTGGGGATGAATTGTACAACCTGATCATGTCTGAAATGCTTCGCAGAATGGAGGCGCGGCGCAATCGTAATTAG